Proteins encoded by one window of Cloeon dipterum chromosome 4, ieCloDipt1.1, whole genome shotgun sequence:
- the LOC135943183 gene encoding mitochondrial E3 ubiquitin protein ligase 1-like, with protein MINWSDYGKDILLLTIDTVVVACAWKWYHNSSRASDALDLKRPLIVDHHGLENWLESAESARKWAVVQGYVEPIGPVIQSFNDKSVRGVIQRLKVKEYVTSRSTAGFWQDGEKLIADTSNVVPFGVRIGRSLVEMEEPTQAAVLGLRTVASKFSQKASGVLDQIWSFIVGTRHRGIRNTEEMLLVGARVSACGPITKDKTLSPVNGASMHPYILSELTVSELRKKMRSDKRMSLLLLTVASITGVLIIGYSLRKAIENYRAKADEDERRRRRFHARRQDQATETKESQSEQSPCIICDNPREVILLPCGHICLCFDCSRNIKNICPICRTHVETINEYFIS; from the exons ATGATCAACTGGTCAGATTACGGGAAGGACATCCTTCTGCTCACGATTGACACGGTTGTGGTCGCTTGTGCCTGGAAGTGGTACCACAACAGCAGCAGAGCCTCAGATGCTTTAGATCTTAAa CGTCCACTGATTGTGGATCACCATGGGTTGGAAAACTGGCTCGAAAGTGCCGAGTCTGCGAGAAAGTGGGCCGTGGTGCAAGGCTATGTGGAGCCAATCGGGCCGGTGATACAAAGTTTCAATGACAAATCGGTCAGAGGCGTCATCCAAAGACTCAAAGTGAAGGAGTACGTCACGTCGCGCAGCACCGCTGGCTTCTG GCAAGACGGCGAAAAATTGATCGCGGATACTTCCAATGTGGTGCCTTTCGGAGTGCGCATCGGCAGGAGTCTGGTCGAGATGGAGGAGCCCACCCAAGCGGCGGTCCTCGGGCTCAGGACGGTGGCCTCCAAGTTCAGTCAAAAGGCTTCAGGCGTGCTGGACCAGATTTGGAGCTTCATCGTCGGCACCAGGCACCGTGGAATTAGGAACACTGAGGAGATGCTCCTCGTTGGCGCTAGGGTATCTGCGTGTGGACCAATCACTAAAG ACAAGACTTTGAGTCCTGTCAATGGCGCTTCAATGCATCCTTACATCCTGTCTGAGCTCACTGTGTCAGAgctgaggaaaaaaatgaggTCTGACAAACGCATGTCACTGCTGCTCCTCACGGTCGCCAGCATCACAGGAGTTTTGATTATTGGCTACAGCCTTCGCAAAGCGATTGAAAATTACAGAGCAAAG gCTGATGAAGATGAGCGTCGCAGGAGACGTTTCCACGCTCGGCGTCAAGACCAGGCCACCGAGACTAAAGAATCGCAGTCAGAACAGTCGCCGTGCATTATCTGTGATAACCCGCGAGAGGTTATTCTGCTGCCGTGCGGCCACATCTGCCTCTGCTTTGACTGCAgccgaaatataaaaaatatttgcccaATTTGCCGAACTCACGTGGAGACAATCAACGAGTACTTCATCTCGTAA
- the mnb gene encoding serine/threonine-protein kinase minibrain, protein MVVCLLIAVPVTLPPREVPTSVVVVVVVLLYRTTMEASVDGATAEANMIAMQLRKHQADFSKRLIGIDKQKEKPGEVSSVGRLLHQSVGRGHNAPLYGRLVPEEQLEQITSSLAAAPGSLGTPAADIQAMQARIPQHFRDPATAPLHKLSVDLIKTYKHINEVYYAKKKRRAQQTQGEDSSHKKERKLYNDGYDDDNHDYIIKTGEKFLDRYEIDSLIGKGSFGQVVKAFDHDEQCHVAIKIIKNKKPFLNQAQIEVKLLEMMNDADADNKFYIVKLKRHFMWRNHLCLVFELLSYNLYDLLRNTNFRGVSLNLTRKFAQQLCTALLFLSTPKLSIIHCDLKPENILLCNPKRSAIKIVDFGSSCQLGQRIYQYIQSRFYRSPEVLLGIPYDLAIDMWSLGCILVEMHTGEPLFSGANEVDQMNKIVEVLGMPPRHILDQAHKARKYFDKLPDGSYVLKKPKDGKRYRNPGSRRLSDIVGVEAGGPGGRRAGEPGHSVSDYLKFRDLVLRMLDYDPKTRVTPFYALQHNFFKRTADEATNTSHSASPALEPPLPQPSSSGGQALSLVNKMQRSGAQRPDHSHHSLGNFVPAHPAASSFVHNSTQTAAGQAANDFGGCKSPLRYVSAAPQVAAPTGGGGSMDFESPWLNCYPGVQPTHHVHHVGRGGGGPGGGGGPPGRPPPQAYLTSSLPVELESAAFHLKVHHPGVHLMQPPFGSQNSLSEAAASVSAAAAPVRQDSSSGDREDSPMMGVCVQQSPVVSH, encoded by the exons CTGGCGAGGTGAGCTCCGTGGGCCGCCTTCTGCACCAATCGGTCGGCAGGGGTCACAATGCGCCCCTCTACGGCCGTCTTGTGCCCGAAGAGCAGCTGGAACAGATTACCTCGTCATTGGCCGCCGCGCCCGGCAGCTTGGGCACGCCGGCCGCCGACATCCAGGCTATGCAGGCGCGGATCCCGCAGCATTTTCGGGACCCCGCCACCGCACCCCTCCACAAGCTCAGTGTTGACCTCATCAAGACTTATAAACACATCAATGAG GTGTACTACGCCAAGAAGAAGCGACGGGCGCAGCAGACGCAGGGCGAGGATTCGTCCCACAAGAAAGAACGCAAGTTGTACAATGACGGCTACGACGACGACAACCACGACTATATCATCAAGACGGGCGAAAAGTTCCTCGACAGATACGAGATTGACTCGCTCATCGGCAAGGGCTCGTTTGGTCAG GTCGTCAAGGCTTTCGACCACGATGAGCAGTGCCACGTGGCCATCAAAATCATCAAGAACAAGAAGCCTTTCTTGAATCAAGCACAGATAGAAGTTAAATTGTTAGAAATGATGAACGACGCAGATGCCGATAACAAGTTTTACATAG TGAAATTAAAGCGGCACTTCATGTGGCGGAATCATTTATGCCTAGTGTTTGAGCTCCTCTCGTACAACCTGTATGACCTCTTGAGGAACACCAACTTCCGAGGGGTGTCGCTCAACCTGACGCGCAAGTTCGCGCAGCAGTTGTGCACGGCGCTCCTCTTCCTCTCGACCCCTAAGCTCAGCATCATCCACTGCGACCTCAAGCCTGAAAACATTCTCCTTTGTAACCCCAAGCGATCAGCAATCAAGATAGTAGACTTTGGCAGCTCGTGTCAACTTGGGCAAAGG ATATACCAGTATATCCAGTCCAGGTTTTACCGGTCACCAGAAGTTCTTCTTGGTATACCTTACGACTTAGCGATAGATATGTGGAGTTTGGGTTGCATTCTAGTAGAGATGCATACAGGTGAACCACTTTTTAGTGGAGCTAATGAG GTGGaccaaatgaataaaatagtaGAGGTGCTAGGCATGCCACCGAGGCACATCCTCGACCAAGCACACAAGGCGCGCAAATACTTTGACAAGTTACCCGACGGTTCTTATGTGCTGAAGAAGCCCAAGGACGGCAAGCGATATCGCAACCCAGGCTCAAGACGTCTCAGTGATATAGTGGGTGTAGAAGCTGGAGGACCCGGCGGCCGACGGGCCGGCGAGCCCGGACACTCAGTCAGTGATTACCTTAAGTTTCGTGACCTTGTGCTGCGCATGCTCGACTACGACCCGAAGACGCGGGTCACGCCGTTCTACGCGCTGCAGCACAACTTCTTCAAACGCACAGCCGACGAGGCAACCAACACGAGTCACAGCGCCAGTCCGGCGCTCGAGCCACCCCTGCCGCAGCCCTCGTCGTCTGGTGGCCAAG CTCTGAGCCTGGTGAATAAGATGCAGCGGAGCGGCGCGCAGCGGCCGGACCACAGCCACCACAGCTTGGGGAACTTTGTGCCGGCGCACCCGGCCGCCTCCAGCTTCGTGCACAATTCGACGCAGACAGCCGCCGGGCAGGCGGCCAACGACTTCGGGGGCTGCAAGTCACCGCTGCGGTACGTGTCGGCAGCGCCGCAGGTGGCGGCGCCGACCGGTGGCGGTGGCAGCATGGACTTCGAGTCGCCGTGGCTCAACTGCTACCCCGGCGTGCAGCCGACGCACCACGTGCACCACGTGGGCAGAGGCGGAGGCGGCCCCGGGGGTGGTGGCGGCCCGCCGGGACGACCGCCCCCGCAGGCCTACCTCACGTCGTCGCTGCCGGTGGAGCTCGAGTCAGCCGCCTTCCACCTGAAGGTGCACCATCCGGGCGTGCACCTGATGCAGCCACCCTTCGGCAGCCAGAACTCGCTCAGCGAGGCGGCGGCCAGCGTGTCGGCTGCGGCGGCGCCCGTGAGGCAGGACTCGTCCAGCGGCGACCGCGAGGACAGTCCCATGATGGGCGTGTGCGTGCAGCAGAGCCCCGTGGTCAGCCATTAA